The following proteins are encoded in a genomic region of Cryptomeria japonica chromosome 11, Sugi_1.0, whole genome shotgun sequence:
- the LOC131041346 gene encoding uncharacterized protein LOC131041346 encodes MWGIDFIGEIENKYSGGPKWILVATDYFTKWVEAIPTRQATSKVVTKFLLENILTIFGVLQKIVVDNGMCFRSKEFSNFCENYGITLSYSSPYHPQGNGQVESRNKNLLKIIRRILGDNKKAWDSKLVLAVWTDRVTIKKSIGFSPYELVYGKEARFPLNNLLPVYKFVTEKCLEEVNFMGDKLMALAELDECR; translated from the coding sequence atgtggggtattgacttcataggagaGATAGAAAACAAATATAGTGGTGGGCCTAAATGGATTTTGGTTGCTACTGActactttactaaatgggttgaggctaTCCCTACGAGACAGGCTACAAGCAAAGTGGTGACAAAGTTTCTCTTAGAAAATATTCTAACCATATTTGGAGTACTTCAGAAGATTGTAGTAgacaatgggatgtgtttcagatccaagGAATTCTCTAATTTCTGTGAAAATTATGGTATCACTTTATCTtactcatcaccttaccatccccaaggaaatggacaagtagaatcaAGAAACAAGAACTTGCTGAAGATTATCAGAAGGATATTGGGTGATAATAAAAAGGCTTGggactcaaaattagtcttagcaGTATGGACTGATAGAGTGACAATCAAGAAGTCCATAGGATTTTccccatatgagcttgtatatggcaaGGAAGCAAGATTTCCCTtaaataatttgcttccagtttataaatttgttacagaAAAATGTTTGGAAGAAGTAAACTTCATGGGGGACAAATTGATGGCTTTAGCTGAGCTGGATGAATGTAGATGA